A stretch of the Candidatus Afararchaeum irisae genome encodes the following:
- a CDS encoding DUF5820 family protein: MDRDLETEYDGRDLPEGWVVWSEDEGVVICYRPDVFNAEDYPRRCLPLVTVVEADTGSIGGRTGWRVSLFVEVDVEAHTVGRVLPDYDAAVDYMVEVAEEFNAGDFDLRGFYAEEDVRDDYIERIEEEID; this comes from the coding sequence ATGGACAGGGATCTAGAGACGGAGTACGACGGACGCGACCTGCCCGAGGGCTGGGTCGTCTGGTCCGAGGACGAGGGCGTCGTGATCTGTTACCGACCCGACGTCTTCAACGCTGAGGACTACCCACGACGGTGCCTACCCCTCGTGACTGTCGTCGAGGCTGACACCGGGAGCATAGGCGGACGTACCGGCTGGAGGGTCAGCCTCTTCGTGGAGGTCGACGTCGAGGCACACACCGTGGGACGTGTTCTTCCCGACTACGACGCCGCAGTCGACTACATGGTCGAGGTAGCCGAGGAGTTCAACGCCGGCGACTTCGACCTCCGGGGCTTCTACGCTGAGGAGGACGTACGTGACGACTACATAGAACGGATAGAAGAAGAGATAGACTAA
- a CDS encoding PspA/IM30 family protein, with the protein MGVIQRLTNLVRTKLNSLIGRFEDPYETLDQAYEDLKDEEQKVNKGLTDLKTSKKRLEMRKRKLEEEVDERNKQAREAVDQDRDDLARKALEKKQSAVSQIEDLDEKIQRLETQEKDLKEKRERLRTKIEDFKTKKDSMKAEYSAAEASVKVNEAVSGAGDEMENIDRTVERAQEELDEMKARSEALDEMDQEGDLESPFEDSDSIDDELEEISSQNAVEEELETLKKEGGGETEKDGDGKDSGESESRDSETDDEVEKELEEIKKDNDNEG; encoded by the coding sequence ATGGGAGTGATACAGCGTCTCACCAACCTCGTACGTACTAAGCTGAACTCTCTTATAGGACGTTTCGAGGATCCGTACGAGACACTCGACCAGGCTTACGAGGATCTCAAGGACGAGGAACAGAAGGTCAACAAGGGACTCACAGACCTCAAGACGTCTAAGAAACGTCTTGAGATGAGGAAGAGGAAGTTAGAGGAAGAAGTCGACGAACGCAATAAGCAGGCACGTGAAGCCGTGGATCAGGACAGGGACGACTTAGCGAGGAAGGCTCTCGAAAAGAAGCAGTCTGCTGTGTCACAGATAGAGGATCTTGACGAGAAGATACAGCGTCTTGAGACACAGGAGAAAGATCTCAAGGAGAAACGCGAGAGGCTCAGGACGAAGATAGAGGACTTCAAGACGAAGAAGGATAGCATGAAAGCGGAGTACTCCGCCGCCGAGGCGTCGGTGAAGGTCAATGAGGCTGTGAGCGGCGCGGGCGACGAGATGGAGAACATCGACAGGACTGTCGAGAGGGCACAGGAAGAGCTCGACGAGATGAAGGCGCGTTCGGAAGCCCTAGACGAGATGGATCAGGAAGGCGACTTAGAGTCGCCGTTCGAGGACTCCGACTCGATAGACGACGAGTTAGAAGAGATCTCGTCTCAGAACGCCGTTGAGGAGGAGCTTGAGACTCTCAAGAAAGAGGGGGGCGGGGAGACGGAAAAGGACGGCGACGGGAAGGATTCGGGAGAGAGTGAGAGCAGGGACTCAGAGACCGACGACGAGGTCGAGAAGGAGCTTGAGGAGATAAAGAAAGATAACGATAACGAGGGATAG